One window from the genome of Hydractinia symbiolongicarpus strain clone_291-10 chromosome 1, HSymV2.1, whole genome shotgun sequence encodes:
- the LOC130656857 gene encoding uncharacterized protein LOC130656857: protein MLSLGFQGSVFKCASSPPFKLKSLEISAYVYCIYTFLELRIMTSVKIPPIKTGIEFLASSHFHIGNENRWLKKDPLAYKSTFKNDYTTQDIRKHEPVKIPPPSEIMHKDNRILDQCSVTRQQFVPKVVPDDNYFKNSLTKTNFKMDRDDRIEAFRTTHGVYYPAKPLSKNDELFNLMESHICHGDIWKEKWPESSYCQDFQSKPLSRRLETFNNTFADAKPIQGDPRSHGCEEMFNTSSRLFFPVHSRKEKIIVPNSTKYPQTMLPCGDKLPLVSTHQEAFKDKFEVSAAIFDRDKALSNLQRTTFKIGDNRLDCFQTTTDDCYTFKKRHNGGDASTMRKSTISKSNVPEVCTDSLAAMSSINRTDYTAPPRDYRCHIVDGSNLHTISDISFGNSLKPSYKTTMDTSFPFKVSKYKKVCADRSHSSIPLKFYDNAPASSSYRLEYLPKKGVKKLVPSAAGLENLIKSHISEPISNIREFKSTHSDTYRPKQRVDVQLDVSRLQRSSVPIGTLRY from the exons aTGTTATCATTAGGGTTTCAaggttctgtttttaaatgtgcCTCCTCCCCACCCTTTAAATTAAAATCCTTGGAGATATCTGCCTATGTTTActgtatatatacttttttagaGTTAAGGATAATGACATCTGTAAAAATTCCaccaattaaaactggaattgAGTTTTTAGCGTCTTCTCATTTCCATATTGGTAATGAGAATCGATGGTTAAAGAAAGACCCCCTAGCTTATAAAAGTACGTTTAAAAATGACTACACTACTCAAGATATACGTAAGCATGAACCAGTTAAAATTCCTCCACCATCTGAAATCATGCATAAGGATAACAGGATATTAGATCAATGCTCTGTTACGCGACAGCAATTTGTTCCAAAAGTTGTGCCAGATGataattactttaaaaattcattgacaaaaacaaattttaaaatggatAGAGATGATCGAATTGAAGCTTTTCGAACGACACATGGTGTGTATTATCCTGCAAAACCACTGTCAAAGAATGATGAACTATTTAATTTGATGGAAAGCCATATATGCCATG GTGATATATGGAAAGAAAAATGGCCTGAAAGCAGTTATTGTCAGGACTTTCAAAGCAAACCTTTGTCAAGAAGACTAGAGACCTTCAACAACACATTTGCTGACGCAAAACCAATCCAAGGGGATCCTAGAAGTCATGGGTGTGAAGAGATGTTTAATACATCGAGTCGGCTGTTTTTTCCTGTGCATAGTAGAAAGGAAAAGATTATTGTTCCAAACAGCACAAag TATCCTCAGACTATGCTTCCATGCGGTGATAAACTTCCACTTGTGTCTACACACCAAGAAGCATTTAAAGACAAGTTTGAAGTCTCTGCAGCAATTTTTGATCGAGACAAAGCCTTATCTAATCTACAgagaacaacttttaaaattggTGATAACAGACTTGATTGTTTTCAAACAACTACAGATGATTGTTACAcctttaaaaaaagacataatG gagGTGATGCTTCAACCATGAGAAAGTCGACTATATCAAAAAGTAATGTTCCTGAAGTATGTACAGATTCGCTTGCAGCTATGTCAAGCATTAACCGTACTGATTATACCGCA CCTCCTCGTGACTATCGCTGCCATATTGTCGATGGCTCGAATCTTCACACTATTTCAGATATATCATTTGGCAACTCTTTAAAACCTTCTTACAAAACAACTATGGACACAAGTTTTCCTTTCAAAGTTAGTAAATACAAAAAAGTTTGTGCAGATAGAAGCCATAGCAGTATTCCTCTCAAGTTTTATG ataatgCACCTGCATCTTCGTCATATAGATTAGAATATCTTCCAAAAAAAGGTGTAAAGAAACTTGTTCCAAGTGCTGCCGGCTTAGAAAAT TTGATCAAATCGCATATCAGTGAACCAATCTCAAACATCCGCGAATTTAAAAGCACCCATAGTGATACATACAGACCGAAGCAACGGGTAGACGTCCAACTGGATGTTAGTAGGTTACAAAGAAGTTCTGTTCCGATTGGTACACTTCGTTATTAA